The following are encoded together in the Magnetospirillum gryphiswaldense MSR-1 v2 genome:
- a CDS encoding AMP-binding protein — protein sequence MNIAYAAVDRHVAAGRGGRPAILSLGRRYEKRRLSYAQLADLSARLAAVLAAHGVGAGDKVAVLTGRSVELYVAAFGCWKVGAVYCPLFSAFGPGPLKSRLELSRAKVLIATEELYRRKIAAQRPALPDLQTVLLVGADGEMVETDGALDFNAAINAAQPAPILATTPEMPAFLHFTSGTTGTPKGVLHSHSAVVAEALTARQVFGLVPDDVFWCTADPGWITNTAYALIAPLANGCQVVVDEDDFDPRRWYGILKDEKVTVWYTTPTNIRMMMRYGAALARAYKENSLRVAASVGEPLNPEAVAWGEKALGVPFLDTWWQTETGAIAIANCPGKAKAGSMGMPLPGVEAAVISRDLSSVTPVGRADEVGELALRADLPSMFTAYMGEGANYDLSFIDGWYLTGDLVRRDADGCFWFVGRADDMIKSASHTIGPFEVECGLMDHPAVAEIGVVGKPDLLLREVPVAFISLNPGFEAGEALRVELLTFARQCLGGTLAPREIHFVDSMPKTTTGKILRRALKAKAVAEPEEDGEPLIVPVMAPGRFDDE from the coding sequence ATGAACATTGCTTATGCGGCTGTCGACCGTCATGTGGCGGCGGGGCGGGGGGGTCGCCCGGCCATTCTCAGCCTGGGCCGACGCTATGAAAAGCGTCGCCTGAGCTATGCCCAGCTTGCCGACCTGTCCGCCCGTCTGGCCGCCGTTCTGGCCGCGCACGGCGTCGGTGCCGGCGACAAAGTGGCGGTGCTGACCGGGCGGTCGGTGGAATTGTACGTGGCCGCCTTCGGCTGCTGGAAAGTGGGCGCGGTCTATTGCCCGCTGTTTTCCGCCTTTGGCCCCGGCCCGCTGAAATCAAGGCTGGAACTGTCGCGGGCCAAGGTGTTGATCGCCACCGAGGAATTGTATCGCCGCAAGATCGCCGCCCAGCGCCCGGCGCTGCCCGATCTGCAAACGGTGCTGCTGGTCGGTGCCGATGGCGAGATGGTGGAGACGGACGGCGCCTTGGATTTCAATGCGGCCATCAACGCCGCCCAGCCGGCGCCGATCCTGGCGACCACGCCGGAGATGCCGGCCTTCCTGCATTTCACCAGCGGCACCACCGGCACGCCCAAGGGCGTGCTGCATTCCCATTCGGCGGTGGTGGCGGAAGCGCTGACGGCGCGCCAAGTGTTCGGGCTGGTGCCCGATGACGTGTTCTGGTGCACCGCCGATCCGGGCTGGATCACCAATACCGCCTATGCCCTGATCGCGCCCCTGGCCAATGGCTGCCAAGTGGTGGTGGACGAGGACGATTTCGACCCCCGCCGCTGGTACGGCATCTTGAAGGATGAGAAGGTGACGGTGTGGTACACCACGCCCACCAATATCCGCATGATGATGCGCTATGGCGCCGCCCTGGCCCGCGCCTACAAGGAAAATTCGCTGCGCGTCGCCGCCAGCGTCGGCGAGCCCCTGAACCCCGAGGCGGTGGCCTGGGGGGAAAAAGCCCTGGGCGTGCCGTTCCTGGACACGTGGTGGCAGACCGAAACCGGGGCCATCGCCATCGCCAATTGCCCGGGCAAGGCCAAGGCCGGCAGCATGGGCATGCCGTTGCCCGGCGTCGAGGCGGCGGTGATCAGCCGCGACCTGTCCAGCGTCACCCCGGTGGGCCGCGCCGACGAGGTGGGCGAACTGGCCTTGCGCGCCGATCTGCCGTCCATGTTCACCGCCTATATGGGCGAGGGCGCCAATTACGACCTGTCGTTCATCGACGGCTGGTACCTGACCGGCGATCTGGTGCGTCGTGATGCCGATGGCTGCTTCTGGTTCGTCGGTCGTGCCGACGACATGATCAAGTCGGCGTCGCACACCATCGGCCCGTTCGAGGTGGAATGCGGCCTGATGGACCATCCGGCGGTGGCCGAGATCGGCGTCGTCGGCAAGCCCGACCTGCTGCTGCGCGAAGTGCCGGTGGCCTTCATCTCGCTCAATCCCGGCTTCGAGGCGGGCGAGGCGTTACGGGTGGAATTGCTGACCTTCGCCCGTCAATGCCTGGGCGGCACCCTGGCGCCGCGGGAAATCCACTTCGTCGACAGCATGCCCAAGACCACCACCGGCAAGATTTTGCGCCGGGCGTTGAAAGCCAAGGCGGTAGCCGAGCCGGAAGAAGACGGCGAACCGCTGATCGTGCCAGTGATGGCGCCGGGGCGTTTCGACGACGAATAA
- a CDS encoding DMT family transporter — MKNRALLLLLLPPLFWAGNALLARATAGDLPPVALAFWRWILALVLILPFTGRDLWAHRRVLWAHWRAVLGLALTSVAAYNTLLYLAVQTTTAINATLVGTSLPIMVLLLARLWLGDPIRPRQAMGMVVSIIGLLAVVTRGEPARLATLTLTPGDGLMLLASASWAAYSVMLRRFPIPVKGFTLLTALIIVGWVMIVPFYLFELSLGYTVQVRPMTLGVIAYTAVCASLLAYYFWNVGVAALGAPTAGLFANLIPLFTAVLGVALLGETFAWFHSVGGLLIFAGIGLATLPRR, encoded by the coding sequence GTGAAGAACCGGGCGCTTCTGCTGCTGTTGTTGCCGCCCTTGTTCTGGGCCGGCAACGCCCTGCTGGCGCGGGCCACCGCCGGTGACCTGCCGCCGGTGGCCTTGGCCTTCTGGCGCTGGATTTTGGCCCTGGTGCTGATCCTGCCGTTCACCGGGCGTGATCTATGGGCTCATCGCCGGGTGCTTTGGGCTCATTGGCGGGCGGTGCTGGGGCTGGCCCTGACCAGTGTCGCCGCCTATAACACCTTGCTGTATCTGGCGGTGCAGACCACCACCGCCATCAACGCCACCTTGGTCGGCACCTCGCTGCCGATCATGGTGCTGCTGCTGGCGCGTTTGTGGCTGGGCGATCCGATCCGACCGCGTCAGGCCATGGGCATGGTGGTGTCCATCATCGGCCTGCTGGCGGTGGTCACCCGGGGCGAGCCGGCGCGGCTGGCCACCTTGACGTTGACGCCGGGTGACGGGCTGATGCTGCTGGCCTCGGCCTCGTGGGCGGCCTATTCGGTCATGCTGCGCCGCTTCCCCATTCCGGTGAAGGGTTTCACCTTGCTGACCGCGCTGATCATCGTCGGCTGGGTGATGATCGTGCCGTTTTATCTGTTCGAGCTGTCCTTGGGCTACACGGTGCAGGTGCGCCCGATGACCTTGGGGGTGATAGCCTATACTGCAGTCTGTGCATCGCTTTTGGCTTATTACTTCTGGAATGTGGGGGTGGCCGCCCTGGGGGCGCCCACCGCCGGGTTGTTCGCCAACCTCATCCCCTTGTTCACCGCCGTTTTGGGGGTGGCGTTGCTGGGGGAAACCTTTGCCTGGTTCCATTCCGTGGGCGGTCTGTTGATCTTCGCCGGCATCGGCTTGGCCACCTTGCCCCGGCGCTGA
- a CDS encoding SGNH/GDSL hydrolase family protein has protein sequence MRRRRSRNRSETASPALAFGKLPRLLLLLVVLLPIAEWSASAIMARLDSRAKAVTLSDDDIVKLYGTDQPAQYREALAEMPQAHDGTYAPLTEYRMPARQGRHLTIDGQGIRGGVMGADGPRVVVFGGSTAFGHGLTDGETIAAIMAAKLAQDGRPARVENRATPGWYSTQDRIAFAEMLATGDKPDVAVFIHGVDDFLSCGKPERTAWSDRLARVGIPAGLETVVRQSALAALVRRLTGMPEPSGPVPHNPACASDSQAEASLARLDANRRLIAAMAERFGVKPVFVQQPVPTYHYDNAKRAVPVEPHLMVPYVPVAKGYARLAEMRGTGKLWEQDLLWLAELEPGEANAYIDPVHYAPAFARLIGETLARRVGDLLPATAFDGASPAANPPAAQ, from the coding sequence ATGCGCCGTCGCCGGTCCCGCAACCGTAGTGAAACCGCTTCCCCCGCCCTGGCTTTCGGCAAGTTGCCCCGCCTGCTGCTGCTGCTTGTCGTCTTGTTGCCCATCGCCGAATGGAGCGCAAGCGCCATCATGGCCCGGCTGGACAGCCGTGCCAAGGCGGTGACGCTGTCCGACGACGATATCGTCAAACTGTATGGCACCGACCAGCCGGCGCAGTACCGCGAGGCGCTGGCGGAAATGCCCCAGGCCCATGACGGCACCTATGCCCCCTTGACCGAATACCGCATGCCCGCCCGCCAGGGCCGGCACCTGACCATCGACGGCCAGGGCATCCGCGGTGGGGTGATGGGGGCCGATGGGCCGCGCGTCGTCGTCTTTGGCGGCTCCACCGCTTTCGGCCACGGCCTGACCGATGGCGAGACCATTGCCGCGATCATGGCGGCCAAGCTGGCCCAGGACGGTCGTCCGGCGCGGGTGGAAAACCGGGCGACCCCCGGTTGGTATTCGACCCAGGATCGCATCGCCTTTGCCGAGATGCTGGCCACCGGCGACAAGCCGGATGTGGCGGTGTTCATCCACGGTGTCGATGATTTCCTCTCTTGCGGCAAACCCGAGCGCACCGCCTGGAGCGACCGTCTGGCCCGGGTCGGCATCCCCGCCGGGTTGGAAACGGTGGTCCGCCAATCGGCCCTGGCCGCCTTGGTCCGCCGACTGACCGGCATGCCCGAACCGTCCGGTCCGGTGCCCCATAATCCGGCCTGCGCCAGCGATTCCCAGGCCGAGGCGTCGCTGGCCCGTCTGGATGCCAACCGCCGTCTGATCGCCGCCATGGCCGAACGTTTCGGCGTCAAGCCGGTCTTCGTTCAGCAGCCGGTGCCGACCTATCATTACGACAACGCCAAGCGGGCGGTGCCGGTGGAACCCCACCTGATGGTACCCTACGTGCCGGTGGCCAAGGGCTATGCCCGGCTGGCCGAAATGCGCGGTACCGGCAAGTTGTGGGAACAGGATTTGCTGTGGCTGGCCGAACTGGAACCGGGCGAGGCCAACGCCTATATCGACCCCGTCCATTACGCCCCGGCCTTTGCCCGTCTGATCGGTGAAACCCTGGCCCGGCGGGTGGGCGACCTGTTGCCGGCCACCGCCTTCGATGGCGCCAGTCCGGCGGCCAATCCGCCGGCGGCGCAGTGA
- a CDS encoding HIT domain-containing protein, whose product MFELHPRLKADTIPVIDWPLCRILLMNECAWPWLVLVPRRHGITEIHELDAGDREMLIQEIAAISTRLQNLSGADKMNVAALGNMVPQLHIHIIARFKDDPAWPKPVFGFQAPNPYDAEFLAEHMPQMVDALGDGPG is encoded by the coding sequence ATGTTTGAACTACACCCCCGTTTGAAGGCGGACACCATCCCCGTCATCGACTGGCCTTTGTGCCGGATTTTGTTGATGAATGAATGCGCTTGGCCTTGGCTGGTGCTGGTTCCCCGCCGCCACGGCATCACCGAAATTCATGAACTGGATGCCGGCGACCGCGAAATGCTGATCCAGGAAATCGCCGCAATTTCCACCCGGCTGCAAAATCTGAGCGGTGCCGACAAGATGAACGTGGCCGCCCTGGGCAACATGGTGCCGCAGTTGCATATCCACATCATCGCCCGCTTCAAGGACGATCCGGCTTGGCCGAAGCCGGTGTTCGGCTTTCAGGCGCCCAATCCCTATGATGCGGAATTCCTGGCCGAACACATGCCGCAGATGGTCGACGCCCTGGGCGACGGTCCGGGCTGA
- a CDS encoding cryptochrome/photolyase family protein, which yields MTNAPILVWLRRDLRLTDHPALYHAAQQGPVVLAFCHDDQDGRALGGASRWWLHQSLTALGDTVTLARGRCEAEIPRLAQACGARAVYWNASADPALSATEARVRQALKIPTEPFAGDELFSIGAVRTNAGTPFQVFTPFWRAALALPPPPQPLPRPAPLVLAPCPGLPLAALELMPKLDWWRGMAELWQPGEAGAAARLADFLDGPVETYQRDRDLPAKPGTSLLSPHLAFGEISPRQIWHAARALPPGDGIHTFLKELGWREFSRHLLARQPDLATIPLRPEFRAFPWRDDPEALRKWQMGRTGYPIIDAGLRQLWQTGWMHNRVRMIVASFLIKDLLIPWQAGEAWFWDTLVDADSANNAASWQWVAGSGADAAPFFRIFNPVTQGEKFDPDGTYVRTWVPELAHLPKAFVHQPWKMGRVPGYPPPMVDHALARTRALAAFKGLKDDPVQHLLL from the coding sequence ATGACCAATGCCCCCATCCTGGTCTGGCTGCGCCGCGACCTGCGCCTGACCGACCACCCGGCGCTCTATCACGCCGCCCAGCAAGGCCCGGTGGTGCTGGCCTTTTGCCACGACGACCAGGATGGCCGCGCCCTGGGCGGGGCATCGCGCTGGTGGCTGCATCAATCCCTGACCGCCCTGGGCGACACCGTCACCCTGGCGCGGGGGCGCTGCGAAGCCGAAATCCCGCGTCTGGCCCAAGCCTGCGGCGCCCGCGCTGTCTACTGGAACGCCTCGGCCGATCCGGCTTTGTCGGCGACGGAAGCGCGGGTGCGTCAGGCGCTGAAAATCCCCACCGAGCCCTTTGCCGGCGACGAATTGTTCAGCATCGGCGCCGTACGCACCAATGCCGGCACTCCGTTCCAGGTGTTCACCCCGTTCTGGCGCGCAGCCCTGGCCCTGCCGCCACCGCCCCAGCCCCTGCCCCGGCCGGCGCCGCTGGTCTTGGCCCCCTGCCCCGGCCTGCCCCTGGCGGCGCTGGAGCTGATGCCCAAGCTGGATTGGTGGCGCGGCATGGCCGAACTCTGGCAGCCGGGCGAAGCGGGAGCGGCGGCGCGGCTGGCCGATTTTCTCGACGGACCGGTGGAAACCTATCAGCGCGACCGTGATTTGCCGGCCAAGCCGGGCACCTCGCTGCTGTCGCCGCATCTGGCCTTCGGCGAAATCTCGCCCCGGCAAATCTGGCACGCCGCCCGGGCGCTGCCCCCCGGCGACGGAATCCACACCTTCTTGAAGGAACTGGGCTGGCGCGAGTTCAGCCGCCATCTGCTGGCCCGCCAGCCGGATTTGGCGACCATCCCGCTCAGGCCCGAATTCCGTGCCTTTCCCTGGCGCGACGACCCCGAGGCTTTACGCAAATGGCAGATGGGCCGCACCGGCTATCCCATCATCGATGCCGGGCTGCGGCAATTGTGGCAAACCGGTTGGATGCACAACCGCGTGCGCATGATCGTCGCCTCGTTCCTGATCAAGGATCTGCTGATCCCCTGGCAGGCTGGCGAGGCGTGGTTCTGGGACACCCTGGTGGACGCCGACAGCGCCAACAACGCCGCCTCGTGGCAATGGGTGGCCGGCAGCGGCGCCGATGCCGCCCCGTTCTTCCGCATCTTCAACCCGGTGACCCAGGGCGAGAAATTCGACCCCGACGGCACTTATGTACGCACCTGGGTGCCGGAACTGGCCCACCTGCCCAAGGCTTTCGTCCATCAGCCGTGGAAGATGGGCCGGGTCCCGGGCTATCCGCCGCCCATGGTCGACCACGCCTTGGCGCGCACCCGCGCCCTGGCCGCCTTCAAGGGCCTGAAGGACGATCCGGTGCAACACTTGTTGCTGTAG
- a CDS encoding YbaN family protein: MTDFDATPLRRWAMFFLGWMFTGLGVIGVFLPLLPTTPFLLLALWCFARSSRRFHSWLLHHRWFGPSLRDWELHRIIPIRAKIIAIGSMAAAMVWMVGWSQAPWPAMASMGAVCAFGAWYVLKHPSTATSVAPDRPSGP, encoded by the coding sequence ATGACTGATTTCGACGCGACACCGCTGCGCCGCTGGGCGATGTTCTTTCTGGGCTGGATGTTCACCGGCTTGGGCGTGATCGGCGTTTTTTTGCCGCTATTGCCGACGACGCCGTTTCTGCTGCTGGCGCTTTGGTGCTTCGCCCGCTCGTCGCGGCGCTTTCATTCCTGGCTGCTGCATCACCGCTGGTTCGGTCCCAGCCTGCGCGACTGGGAACTGCACCGGATCATCCCGATCCGGGCCAAGATCATCGCAATCGGCAGCATGGCAGCGGCCATGGTGTGGATGGTTGGCTGGTCGCAGGCGCCGTGGCCGGCCATGGCCAGTATGGGGGCGGTGTGCGCCTTCGGCGCGTGGTATGTGCTGAAACACCCGTCTACAGCAACAAGTGTTGCACCGGATCGTCCTTCAGGCCCTTGA
- a CDS encoding MFS transporter, translating to MMSGGTRPYSFVWLLAAAQLVAWGSLYYAFAVAVVPMEAELGWSKTSLNGALSVGLLSWGLCAPLVGQWIDRHGARAVMIGGAVAGGLLMVAWSQVREIWQFYLIWAAMGASMACLLYEPAFAVVTALYGADYRRAITAITLLGGFASTVLIPVTQLLCDAVGWRHAILTIGLFCIVFVGGIHALLLRPGDGKAPHQPQAVEKTGGPLVLSPVFLGLAVWFTAYGAIFTGLTFQLIPLMSAHDLDSGRIIVVMALIGPMQVFGRIVLLALGRRQTARGTGAFVVVSMLGSVTILLLAPGYFPALVAFALLYGAGNGIMTIVRGTAVPEYLGNARYGATNGALALPINIAKAASPLALAGLWSATGSPRAVILALLACCGVALAGYLTATFMRKS from the coding sequence ATGATGAGCGGTGGCACCCGGCCTTATTCCTTCGTCTGGCTGCTGGCGGCGGCGCAATTGGTGGCCTGGGGCAGCCTGTATTATGCCTTCGCCGTCGCCGTGGTGCCGATGGAGGCGGAATTGGGCTGGTCCAAGACCAGCTTGAACGGCGCCTTGTCGGTGGGCTTGTTGAGTTGGGGCCTGTGCGCCCCCCTGGTCGGCCAGTGGATCGACCGCCACGGCGCCCGCGCGGTGATGATCGGCGGCGCCGTCGCTGGCGGCCTGCTGATGGTGGCGTGGTCGCAGGTGCGGGAGATTTGGCAGTTTTACCTGATCTGGGCGGCCATGGGGGCGTCCATGGCCTGTCTGTTGTACGAACCGGCCTTCGCCGTGGTCACCGCCCTTTACGGCGCCGATTACCGCCGCGCCATCACCGCCATCACGTTGCTGGGCGGTTTCGCCAGCACGGTGCTGATCCCGGTGACCCAATTGTTGTGCGACGCCGTGGGCTGGCGTCACGCCATCCTGACCATCGGCCTGTTCTGCATCGTCTTCGTCGGCGGCATCCATGCATTGCTGCTGCGCCCCGGCGATGGGAAAGCGCCGCATCAGCCCCAGGCGGTGGAAAAAACGGGCGGACCGCTGGTGCTGAGCCCGGTTTTCCTGGGGCTGGCGGTGTGGTTCACCGCCTATGGCGCCATCTTCACCGGCCTGACCTTCCAGTTGATTCCGCTGATGTCGGCTCATGATCTGGATTCTGGCCGCATCATCGTCGTCATGGCCCTGATCGGTCCCATGCAGGTGTTCGGGCGCATCGTCCTGCTGGCTTTGGGACGGCGGCAGACGGCGCGCGGCACCGGCGCCTTCGTCGTCGTGTCCATGTTGGGATCGGTGACCATCTTGCTGCTGGCGCCGGGTTATTTTCCCGCCCTGGTCGCCTTTGCCCTGCTCTATGGCGCCGGCAACGGCATCATGACCATCGTGCGCGGCACCGCCGTGCCGGAATATCTGGGCAATGCCCGCTATGGCGCCACCAACGGCGCCTTGGCCCTGCCCATCAACATCGCCAAGGCGGCGTCGCCGCTGGCCCTGGCCGGGCTGTGGTCGGCCACCGGTTCACCGCGTGCGGTGATCTTGGCCCTGTTGGCCTGTTGCGGCGTGGCCTTGGCCGGCTATCTCACCGCCACCTTCATGCGCAAAAGCTGA
- a CDS encoding PadR family transcriptional regulator, translating into MPDKLAAATVVAMTSATRNQGKGGGVDYTDRQYWSGLIKMSLSKFFILAELQRRPMHGYEIARQVELSTKGCCAPTAGALYPVLREFEEGGYVTALIEHTGGRQRKVYTITDKGQRAFAVAVEAWREVGAYLDGQG; encoded by the coding sequence TTGCCTGATAAGCTTGCCGCTGCCACCGTGGTCGCCATGACCAGCGCGACACGCAATCAGGGCAAGGGCGGCGGGGTGGATTACACCGACCGCCAGTATTGGAGCGGGCTCATCAAGATGAGCCTGTCCAAGTTCTTCATCCTGGCCGAGTTGCAGCGCCGTCCCATGCACGGCTATGAAATCGCCCGTCAGGTGGAATTGTCGACCAAGGGCTGCTGCGCCCCCACCGCCGGGGCGCTGTATCCGGTGCTGCGGGAATTCGAGGAGGGCGGCTATGTCACCGCCTTGATCGAACACACCGGCGGGCGCCAGCGCAAGGTCTACACCATCACCGACAAGGGACAGCGGGCCTTCGCCGTGGCGGTCGAGGCGTGGCGCGAGGTCGGGGCTTATCTGGACGGGCAGGGCTGA
- a CDS encoding TetR/AcrR family transcriptional regulator, producing MKDGRPTRQRIHDAALRLFVEKGVTETSVRDLAQAAGIAEGTLYRHYASKDDLVADLFARNYTAFAHHLTALQAPLHGFRPRLAALIGEIFRFHDDNPTLFRFLLLVQHQGLPRIADGADNPVSVLHELVEQGIKDGDLGLTDPALATAMILGLMLQPATAIIYGRLQAPLSRFTDQINSACLRALDSTGQPTEVHHG from the coding sequence ATGAAGGACGGACGACCAACCCGACAGCGCATTCATGACGCAGCCCTGCGGCTGTTCGTGGAAAAAGGGGTGACCGAAACCAGCGTGCGCGATCTGGCCCAGGCCGCCGGCATCGCCGAGGGCACCTTGTACCGCCACTACGCGTCCAAGGACGATCTGGTCGCCGACCTGTTCGCCCGCAATTACACCGCCTTCGCCCACCATCTCACCGCGCTTCAGGCGCCGCTTCACGGCTTTCGCCCCCGCCTCGCCGCGCTGATCGGCGAAATCTTCCGCTTCCACGACGACAACCCGACGCTGTTTCGCTTTCTGCTGTTGGTGCAGCACCAGGGATTGCCGCGTATCGCCGATGGCGCCGACAACCCGGTCTCGGTGCTGCATGAATTGGTCGAACAGGGCATCAAGGACGGAGATTTGGGCCTGACCGACCCGGCCCTGGCCACCGCCATGATCCTGGGGCTGATGCTGCAACCGGCCACCGCAATCATCTATGGCCGCCTGCAAGCGCCGCTGTCCCGCTTTACCGATCAGATCAATTCCGCCTGCCTGCGCGCACTCGATTCCACCGGCCAACCGACCGAGGTCCATCATGGCTGA